In Ignavibacteria bacterium, a single window of DNA contains:
- a CDS encoding glycosyltransferase family 4 protein → MNILLQSWTWFPSGGDFTYVNSMENLYKNKGHNVIAFSSKDTKNIYTEYSDFFIEKFDTKSRNPFKLFKNITSAGEKLEKLILSNNIDVAHLNNLNHYLTNEFLRILKKYSIPTIITLHDFKFICSLTSLFREGKICEECFGGKFYKCTVNKCKGGKLIPSVQSSIQNYYYNLKKIYDRINYFICPSDFIRNVFIKNGFDKNKLITINHFYDKSIIDDVNRISHEPISTKQYISYLGRIIVGKGIRTLVEAVAGLPEVNLIVIGYGTMLEELKEFCELNKIRNIEFTGNKERIEALNIVKHSKFLVVPSTAYEVYPYTVIEGMLLGKPVIGSDFAAFPEVIENNVNGFLFEPGSVSELKKIIRNLYDDSESINRLGSNALSEGVKFTDQDSYYEKVESVFRKLRLK, encoded by the coding sequence ATGAATATTCTGCTTCAAAGCTGGACATGGTTCCCTTCAGGAGGTGATTTCACATACGTAAACAGTATGGAAAATTTATACAAAAATAAGGGACATAATGTGATAGCCTTCTCTAGTAAAGATACTAAAAATATATATACAGAATATTCAGACTTCTTTATTGAGAAATTTGATACTAAATCAAGAAATCCTTTTAAGCTATTCAAAAATATAACGTCTGCTGGAGAAAAATTGGAGAAGTTAATCCTTTCGAATAATATCGATGTAGCCCATCTTAATAATCTTAATCATTATCTGACGAATGAATTCCTGAGAATATTAAAAAAATACAGCATTCCTACAATTATTACTTTACATGATTTCAAATTTATTTGCTCGCTTACATCTTTATTTAGAGAAGGAAAAATCTGCGAAGAATGTTTTGGCGGAAAATTTTACAAATGCACTGTGAATAAATGTAAGGGCGGGAAACTCATACCTAGCGTTCAATCATCCATACAGAATTATTATTATAATCTTAAAAAAATATACGATAGAATAAATTACTTTATATGTCCCTCAGATTTTATTCGCAATGTTTTTATTAAGAATGGATTTGATAAAAATAAACTAATTACTATCAACCATTTTTATGACAAGTCAATTATTGATGATGTTAACCGAATCTCGCATGAACCTATTAGCACAAAACAATATATTTCTTATCTCGGTAGAATAATAGTCGGTAAAGGTATCAGAACCCTTGTGGAAGCTGTAGCCGGTTTACCGGAAGTAAACCTTATTGTTATTGGTTATGGTACAATGCTTGAAGAATTAAAAGAATTCTGCGAACTTAATAAAATAAGAAATATCGAATTTACAGGGAATAAAGAGCGCATTGAAGCTTTAAATATCGTAAAGCATTCAAAATTTCTTGTAGTACCTTCAACTGCTTATGAAGTCTATCCATATACTGTTATAGAAGGTATGCTCCTTGGTAAACCGGTTATAGGCTCTGATTTTGCAGCCTTCCCGGAAGTAATTGAAAATAACGTGAACGGTTTCCTTTTTGAACCGGGTTCGGTTTCTGAATTAAAAAAGATTATCCGAAATCTGTATGATGATAGTGAAAGTATTAATAGGTTAGGTTCAAACGCATTAAGTGAAGGAGTTAAATTTACTGACCAGGATTCTTATTATGAAAAAGTTGAAAGTGTTTTCAGAAAACTTCGATTAAAATAA
- a CDS encoding glycosyltransferase has product MKNLDIVIVGLQSWDLDIGSNCKNIALEFSKNNRVLYVNSPLDRSTALKRKNSPEVQKRLKIIKGKEDCIIRINDNMWNFYPKTILESISQLKPDVLFHLFNKVNNKRFARQIKYAIEKLNFSDYIIFNDGDMYRSFYLKELLKPRLYIYYSRDFFSAVSYWKAHGKKMESELMKKSDLVVSNSTYLAEIGSRYNDYSYYVGQGCDISQFNESLVDFVPEDISNIKKPVIGYVGALYSLRLDINLLYFIAESMPDWSLVLVGPEDAEFKKSLLHKLDNVHFLGPKNPDDLPAYVKAFDVCINPQILNEVTIGNYPRKIDEYLAMGKPVVATKTKAMSIFSDYTFQPESKEGYIEAISKALLQINDAEETKRIQQRKDFAASHTWENNVNEIYNSINKVINK; this is encoded by the coding sequence ATGAAAAACCTGGATATTGTGATCGTTGGCTTGCAGTCATGGGACCTTGATATTGGTAGCAACTGTAAGAATATTGCTCTCGAGTTTTCCAAAAACAACAGAGTCTTATACGTAAATTCACCTTTAGACAGAAGCACTGCTCTTAAAAGGAAAAATTCTCCCGAAGTTCAAAAAAGATTGAAAATAATAAAAGGGAAAGAGGATTGTATAATTAGGATAAATGACAACATGTGGAATTTCTATCCTAAAACAATTCTTGAATCAATAAGCCAATTAAAACCTGATGTTCTATTTCACTTGTTTAATAAAGTTAACAACAAGAGATTTGCCCGGCAGATAAAATATGCGATTGAGAAACTAAATTTTTCTGATTATATTATTTTTAATGATGGTGATATGTATAGAAGCTTTTACCTTAAAGAGCTTTTAAAACCTCGTTTATACATATATTACAGTCGTGATTTCTTTTCTGCAGTAAGTTATTGGAAGGCACACGGCAAGAAAATGGAAAGCGAACTTATGAAGAAATCAGATTTGGTTGTTTCTAACTCTACTTACCTCGCTGAAATTGGAAGTAGATACAATGATTATTCTTATTATGTAGGTCAAGGATGCGATATTTCACAATTTAACGAGTCTTTGGTTGATTTTGTACCTGAAGATATCTCAAATATTAAAAAACCGGTAATTGGCTATGTCGGTGCTTTGTATTCATTAAGGTTAGATATTAATTTATTATATTTTATTGCAGAGTCCATGCCCGATTGGTCTTTAGTCTTGGTCGGTCCGGAGGATGCGGAATTTAAAAAAAGTTTATTGCATAAACTGGATAATGTACACTTCTTAGGACCGAAAAATCCAGATGACCTTCCGGCTTACGTGAAGGCATTTGATGTCTGCATTAATCCTCAAATATTAAACGAGGTTACAATAGGAAATTATCCCCGTAAGATAGATGAATACCTCGCTATGGGAAAACCCGTTGTCGCCACAAAAACAAAAGCAATGTCAATCTTTTCCGATTATACTTTCCAGCCCGAATCGAAAGAAGGTTATATAGAAGCAATTTCAAAAGCATTATTACAAATTAATGATGCCGAAGAAACCAAAAGAATTCAGCAAAGAAAAGATTTTGCTGCCTCTCATACTTGGGAAAATAATGTAAATGAAATCTATAATTCGATAAATAAAGTTATAAATAAATGA
- a CDS encoding Wzz/FepE/Etk N-terminal domain-containing protein: MDLINFIRVLAKRKLILIIVPVITIIISYFLTKNLPNIYSSEAQITAGITDGSNVDFSSKENAEKESVIEQKFSNLIELMKSKKILDLVSYRLILHDLTSDKPFRTLSKLILEISPDGRQYAINTFTLKLDSVKALNYEFESERGLLKVLESMKYDEDELSGKIKISRVENSDYISIKSESENPDLSAFIVNVLCEEFIKYYKGSFKLKQYESLDFWTKIVDQKKKELDDKIIVLKDYKIKNRVINLYEQTKSIDNQIAGMEVVREEVNKTVPGYKAALRDINSRLSDSEKSFFEYGLSSTNKDIVLLKEKLKYLNDRLIVSGLEDSRIQDSIIRTRLLLESKIKEASNEYLVNPNAPKQELVMRKLTYEIDLEVAENQVKSIDKDIERLRRKFDVYTPLEGTIQAYERDVDVASKVYLDVLGKLNEANLSTNLDTKLVQSQVGIPSPPIPSKKMMIIILSGLISFVLCVVVIFVLEYIDLTIKTPKKFRQITGLNVLGYLNYLKDKTLNLKHIFSASDTSVENETFKHLLRNLRCEIDSKMNSKKVLLFTSTSEKDGKSFCIISLAYSLALIGKKVLLVDSNFRNNTISRNFQSEPKLKEFFQGTISGKEAVTVSSLKGIDTIGCNISFDSPFEVAGRSLNAGVFNVLKVHYDYVFIEGPSLNRYSGSKELEAVSEKIICVFSATKVLEEPDKLSVDYLKGLSDKFIGAILNNLTLDNLEQIYGEMDKQRSGTRIFVKRILKRRLTSDKSNRKEKEIIK; encoded by the coding sequence ATGGATCTAATTAATTTTATTAGAGTTCTGGCTAAAAGAAAATTAATTCTTATTATCGTTCCTGTTATTACAATTATTATCTCATACTTTCTTACGAAAAATCTTCCAAATATTTATTCTTCTGAAGCTCAAATTACTGCTGGAATCACAGATGGTTCAAATGTAGATTTCTCTTCAAAGGAAAATGCGGAGAAAGAATCTGTTATCGAACAAAAATTCAGTAATTTGATCGAATTAATGAAATCCAAAAAAATTCTCGATTTGGTTTCGTACAGATTAATTCTTCATGACCTGACTTCAGATAAACCCTTCAGAACTTTAAGTAAATTAATTCTTGAAATTTCTCCTGATGGTAGACAATATGCGATAAATACTTTTACTCTGAAATTGGATTCTGTCAAAGCCTTGAATTATGAATTTGAAAGTGAACGCGGTTTGCTGAAAGTCCTTGAAAGTATGAAATATGACGAAGATGAACTATCTGGAAAAATTAAAATTTCTCGGGTTGAAAATAGCGATTATATTAGTATTAAATCAGAAAGTGAGAATCCGGACTTATCTGCGTTCATCGTTAATGTCCTATGCGAAGAATTTATTAAATACTATAAGGGTAGTTTTAAACTCAAACAATATGAATCACTGGATTTCTGGACAAAAATTGTTGACCAAAAGAAAAAGGAACTTGATGATAAAATAATTGTGCTGAAAGATTACAAAATCAAGAATAGGGTTATTAATCTTTATGAACAAACTAAATCAATCGACAATCAGATTGCCGGGATGGAAGTTGTTAGGGAAGAAGTTAATAAAACTGTTCCCGGTTACAAAGCTGCTCTAAGGGATATTAATTCTCGACTTTCAGATTCAGAAAAAAGTTTTTTTGAGTATGGATTATCTTCCACAAATAAAGATATTGTCCTTCTAAAAGAAAAACTAAAATACCTGAATGATAGGCTTATCGTTAGTGGTTTGGAAGACAGCAGGATTCAGGATTCTATCATTAGAACCAGACTTTTGCTCGAAAGTAAAATTAAAGAAGCTTCAAATGAGTATTTGGTTAATCCAAACGCACCAAAGCAAGAACTGGTTATGAGGAAACTTACATATGAAATTGATTTAGAGGTCGCTGAAAATCAGGTCAAATCCATAGATAAAGATATTGAAAGACTTAGAAGAAAATTCGATGTTTATACTCCGCTCGAAGGTACTATTCAGGCTTATGAACGGGATGTAGATGTAGCTTCCAAGGTGTATCTCGATGTTTTAGGAAAGCTGAACGAAGCAAACCTCAGCACTAATCTCGATACAAAATTGGTTCAATCTCAAGTAGGAATTCCAAGCCCTCCGATTCCCTCTAAAAAAATGATGATTATTATATTATCTGGATTGATAAGTTTTGTTCTCTGTGTGGTTGTAATTTTTGTTCTCGAATACATTGATCTGACTATAAAAACCCCGAAGAAATTTAGGCAAATTACCGGACTAAATGTCTTAGGCTATTTGAATTACTTAAAAGATAAAACCTTAAACCTTAAACATATTTTCTCTGCTTCAGATACTTCAGTCGAAAATGAAACTTTTAAACATCTTTTGAGAAATTTAAGGTGCGAAATTGACAGTAAGATGAACAGTAAAAAAGTTTTACTTTTTACTAGCACTTCTGAAAAAGATGGCAAATCTTTCTGCATTATTTCACTTGCCTATTCATTGGCTTTGATCGGAAAAAAAGTCCTTTTAGTCGATAGTAATTTCAGAAACAATACTATATCACGTAATTTTCAATCCGAACCAAAATTGAAAGAATTTTTTCAAGGAACAATCTCAGGTAAAGAAGCAGTTACTGTTTCTTCATTAAAAGGTATTGATACAATTGGATGTAACATCAGTTTTGATTCACCGTTTGAAGTTGCGGGTAGGAGTTTAAATGCAGGTGTTTTTAATGTGTTAAAAGTGCATTATGATTATGTATTTATCGAAGGTCCATCCTTGAATCGTTATTCAGGCTCAAAAGAACTGGAAGCAGTGTCTGAGAAGATTATATGCGTATTCTCTGCAACAAAAGTTCTTGAAGAACCCGATAAGCTTTCAGTCGATTATTTGAAAGGATTGAGTGATAAATTTATCGGGGCAATACTGAATAATCTTACTCTGGATAATCTTGAACAGATATATGGCGAAATGGACAAACAAAGAAGCGGAACCAGAATTTTTGTTAAGAGAATTTTGAAAAGAAGACTAACCAGCGATAAAAGTAACAGAAAAGAAAAAGAAATCATTAAGTAA
- a CDS encoding TolC family protein, translated as MKSIVLILFLSVFSAVSIAQFKGMSDEELNRVMSDTAYINKLYAVVLQKNPSNRIYESKIRIAEDEVSIQKWSWLNFLGISFTYYPGFLNPTQENTNSIIDYRVGLGVYLNFGSLFNVPRTISQAKEKLKIEEYNLEGQKNFLKAETIRRFAAYITSIKMLKIKSQAVNDASETSYMSRIRFDKGEETLENYNSSLSALTYTLVEKAKGEAEIVSAKASLEEFLGTTLEEIK; from the coding sequence ATGAAAAGTATTGTATTAATATTGTTTTTATCTGTGTTTTCAGCAGTTTCAATTGCTCAGTTTAAAGGTATGTCTGATGAAGAATTGAATAGAGTTATGTCTGATACAGCATACATTAACAAATTGTATGCAGTTGTTTTGCAAAAAAATCCATCAAATAGAATTTATGAAAGCAAGATTAGAATAGCCGAAGATGAAGTTAGTATTCAAAAATGGTCTTGGCTGAATTTCCTTGGTATTTCATTTACGTATTATCCTGGATTTCTGAACCCAACTCAGGAAAACACAAATAGTATTATAGATTATCGTGTTGGACTTGGGGTATACTTGAATTTCGGTTCTCTCTTCAACGTTCCAAGAACAATATCCCAAGCCAAAGAAAAACTTAAAATTGAGGAGTATAACCTCGAAGGACAAAAGAATTTTCTGAAGGCAGAAACAATTAGAAGATTTGCTGCTTATATAACTTCAATAAAAATGTTGAAAATTAAATCACAGGCAGTTAACGACGCTTCTGAAACGAGTTATATGTCAAGGATAAGATTTGATAAAGGTGAAGAAACTCTCGAAAATTATAACAGTAGCTTAAGTGCCTTAACTTATACTCTCGTCGAAAAAGCCAAGGGTGAGGCTGAAATTGTGTCTGCAAAGGCTAGCCTAGAGGAATTTCTTGGTACAACATTAGAGGAAATAAAATAA
- a CDS encoding glycosyltransferase, with product MQYFELICFVFQFLFTIHLAFPLVLLLLYLFSSSKKFIKASKEYDFAAIITAYKETEIIIPLVDSLQKQNYNNYIIYIVADECNTELLNYSNDNIVLLKPVSKIGSKVKSIDFAVKNFVRKHDALIIFDSDNLAHPDFLHNVNTLFNAGFKAVQGERKAKNLETSYACLDEARDIYYNFYDRLVMFNIGSSSSLAGSGMAFDVKLYNDCLNPENIVGGFDKILQANIVSSGHRIAYANNAVIYDEKVSKSAQLEKQRTRWINSWFKYFILGFGIFFRGIFSLDFNKTLFGFLLLRPPLFIFILPSVLILAVNYFVSLYMFYTVIIFFAVFVITFLSSLVLHKTDARIWKSLFSIPLFVYRQVISLFHLKKANKQFLETEHTHLVYIEDVLEDIK from the coding sequence ATGCAGTACTTTGAGCTTATTTGTTTTGTTTTTCAATTTTTATTCACTATTCATCTCGCCTTCCCGCTAGTGCTCTTACTCTTGTATTTATTCTCATCTTCTAAAAAGTTTATTAAAGCTTCTAAAGAATACGATTTCGCTGCAATCATTACTGCATACAAAGAAACAGAAATAATAATCCCGCTGGTTGATTCTTTACAGAAACAGAATTATAATAACTACATAATATATATTGTTGCCGATGAATGTAACACTGAATTATTAAACTATAGCAATGATAATATTGTTTTATTAAAACCCGTATCCAAAATTGGTTCAAAAGTTAAATCCATTGATTTTGCTGTTAAGAATTTTGTAAGGAAACACGATGCTTTAATTATTTTTGACTCAGATAATTTAGCTCACCCTGATTTCTTGCATAATGTTAATACTTTATTTAATGCGGGTTTCAAAGCTGTTCAGGGTGAGAGAAAAGCAAAAAACCTTGAAACCTCTTATGCGTGTCTTGATGAAGCAAGGGACATCTATTATAATTTTTATGATAGATTAGTGATGTTTAATATTGGTTCGTCGTCTTCACTTGCGGGGTCCGGTATGGCTTTTGACGTAAAATTATACAATGACTGTCTGAATCCGGAAAATATTGTTGGTGGATTTGATAAAATTCTTCAGGCAAACATCGTATCGTCAGGACATAGAATTGCATACGCTAACAATGCCGTAATATATGATGAAAAAGTAAGTAAATCTGCTCAGCTTGAAAAACAGAGAACTCGTTGGATTAATTCATGGTTTAAGTATTTTATTCTTGGATTTGGAATTTTCTTCCGTGGCATCTTTTCTCTTGATTTCAATAAGACCTTATTCGGATTTTTACTTCTAAGACCTCCTTTGTTTATCTTTATACTGCCTTCTGTTCTTATACTTGCTGTCAATTATTTTGTGTCATTATATATGTTTTACACAGTAATAATTTTCTTTGCTGTTTTCGTAATCACATTTTTATCGTCTCTTGTATTACATAAAACTGATGCAAGAATTTGGAAATCTTTATTCTCAATCCCCTTGTTTGTGTACCGACAGGTTATATCATTATTTCATTTGAAAAAAGCTAATAAACAATTCTTAGAGACGGAACACACTCATCTTGTTTATATTGAAGATGTTTTGGAGGATATAAAATGA